TAATTTCACTATCCATAGTTTCTATAATTAAGGATCTATCTAATAAACGGTTCCCTGTTTCACATGAAGTTTCAGCCATCATAGTACAAGCAAAACAAGATGCTCCGTTTAAATGATTATCTTCTGTTGGTTCTTGTACAGAACAATCTGGATCACTAGCACAGAATGTGGCTTCTTCTAATGAATCAAGGATTAACTTCCTTAACTTCGCAATATCGCCCATTTCAACTAGTCCACCTAATGAACCTTCTTGATCAGTGCTTCCTGTGTACAGTAAAATACCAGCCATTTTTTCACTATAGTATATTCTTTCTTTTATAGAGGCGGATGAATATCCTGATTGGTAAGCTAACTGCTTTATTAACAAATGGGAGAACGTATGTAGCAAAACATACACAGCATCTTTTTCAGTTTGGTTTTCCCACCCTTTTAACTCTAACCACTCTTCATATAATGTTGAATATTTTTTTGATCTTTTATTTACTAGTTTATTTTCGTCTAACCATTTATTTATTGATTCTCTGTTAAATTCTATGAATATACCTTCCCCATGTACTTCTACTGCTGGTAACCAATTACTGTTAGACGAACTCCCAAGCCAGACAATACTTTTTGGTTCCTTTACATCTGGTTCAGGACTCTCATTTCTCATGAATCCTAGTAATACCAAAATCTCTTTTAATCGATGTGCTTTTACAATTTTATTAAAAAATGGATTTAAATCTGAAGGTACTGGAACAACTTCAGCCTTAAAATCCTTTAAATCTACTTTATCATTAAAATTTGTAAGAGCTTCATATTCAATTTGTTTAATTTGTTCATACTTATTCAATTCATCACCATTAAACTTTTTATACTTTTCCCACCGATCCAAAAAATCCTCTAATGAATTAAATATTTCTTGTTCCATTAATTTTCTTTCATAAATCTTTTCTAAACCCTTCTCTCCAAAATCTTCTTCATACTCACGAATTTCTTGTTCAAATTCGACAATTAATTGAAAACCTCTGTCCCCCTTCTCAGGAATTGAAATAGCACTTCTTAGGGCAGGAAAATATACATTCGATGCTCCTCTTTGTAATGGTATAACACTTGAGTTACATACTGACTTCTTATTGAGTCTATGTGGATGATTACCAGTACATCTTAAACCTGAGAAAGAACTCTCTTGTGTAGCTCCTTTCATTGGCTCCCAAGCCCCACATTCACATCCAACGCCTAAAGACGCAAGACTCGAAGTATTTCCTGAACTTGTAAGAGTCAACTTTCCTCTACAACTGGTTTCCTCTTTCCCATGTGACCACCATCTCCACGGAAAGTCATCTAAGTGATTCCTTTCAGCGCATGACACTACAAATCTAGCAGGATATGCTTTCCAGCTACAATCAGGACAAACTGGACCTTTTTTTAAATATTCTCCCATTAAAAAGTTTTCCCTAATATCGAACAATCTTCTACATTTGTTATTACTGCAAACATGAAAATTTGGAAAAGGAATTGAAGGTAAATCTTGCTTTCCTCTAGTTGGGATTTTCTTGAAGAAATCTTTACCTAAAAATTGAGCAAGTCTTCGATCATAAATCTTTTCATAGGCATTATCCCAATAATTCAAATCTAAAATAACAAGTGAATCGTTAACTGAGTCCATTATCGCCCCTGGACCATAGGTGGTAATTAATTGACCTGGCCTAACTTCTCCAACCTCATTCTTCATCATTTATCCACCCTTCATATACATAAAGCTTAGAAGTTCCTTCTATTTGTCGCATAGAGTCCAATGTCTGTTTTTCATGCTTTTCCTTTTTCTCAGAGTATCTCCCTAACAATCTAATTAAGTTGTTCACTCTTGCATACTTACTATTTGGATAAAAATAATACTGAAGATTTTCATGGACTGAGCTCAAATGTATCCATCCATCAAAAAATCGGTTTAAATCATTTATTGTATCTACTCTACTTCTTGAATCAACTACCTTTACTCTTTCACTGATAAGGTTTCTTAAAAAGCCTAGATCAATGTTTCTGACATTCCCAGCATCTTCATTCTTAGCAAGTAAACTTTCTGTAATTCTTAAAACTGAAACTGCAATAGCATGTAATGACCTATCTCTTGCTCTTGAAGCAAATGGGGTAGCAGTAGTTCCCTCAACATAATGATATAACCTACTATGATATCCTTTAAAGTTTTGATAGTGAGATAGATCCCTTGGCCTGTATGGGTTATATATAGTTACCACTAAACCAGGTTTATTTCTCCCAACACGACTAGATGCTTGAATATATTCAGACGTTTGTTTTGGTTGACCAGTAATCACCATTAAACCCAACCTGTCTACATCCATCCCTACCGATATCATGTTTGTTGCTAAAGCAACATCTAACTCATTGTTTCCTACTTCACGATCAAGCAACTCCAATACTTTAGGAATCTTATACGAGGGAATTCGTGAAGTTAACTCTTCGTTTCTGTTTATAAATCTTTGCTTAGGGTATCTATACTTCTTTTGTAGAGTTTGAATTCTTTTCCTAATGTCATCATCTAAAAGTCTAACTGCTCCTCCCAATTCCCTAACACTGTTAAAATAGCCAATTAATGTTCTATATGGGTCTATATAATCTTTATATTTTGGATCATCTAATAAATTCTCAGTAACTTGTAATAATACAGCGTAAACTCTTAACAAAACTGTTTTCATTGATTGTCCTGATACACAGATACCAGAGTATAATCTAAAAGGATTATCCTTTACGCTAATTTCACGACCAAAAAAAGAATCTTCTATTTCTAGTCCAGCTGGAGGAAATTGTCTTGATTCTGTTCTTCCAAAAATCCTTTTCACTTGTTCATCTGCATTTTTAATTGTTGCAGTAGCAGCCACATATTTTGGTTTTATACTCTCTCCATTACTTTTAACTGTGCATAACTCTTCAATAGCCGTTTCATATGCACCATAAATTGTACCTAAAGGTCCAGTAATTAAATGTAACTCATCTTGAATTATTAACTCAGGTGGATAGAACGGCTTCACATCCATCACTTTAGCACTAGGGTTTCTATGAAAACTTGGATGATCTTCACCTTGTGCAATATATCCACATTTATCACAATATCTATTTACTTTCCCAAACAATGCACCTGTTTTCTCATCCCACGGTAAACGCGCGAATTTATCTACTGTAGAAATAATTACACTAGGCGTTCTTCTATATATCTCTTCGTCAATTAGATAGACAGGTATGTGATGGTTAGAATAATAACAATTAGTATTTCTGCAATAAATTCTCAATCCAAATTTTTCGGTACTTGTATCTCTATTTGGAAGGAACTTATACAGTGGCTCTTTCGTTCCACAGCACGGACATTCAATAACCTGTTTTTCTAATTTTTTATACTCTGCCGATACCTTACTGACAGTTTGATAGTTGCTTTCCTTTAAGTCCTTGAACTTATTAGTTGTGACCTGACCTCCTACCCAAAACCCTATTGAAAATTCCGAGTTACCCATTGGTACTTTACTGTTAACTCGTTTAGCTCTAATATACTCTGAAGCACATATAACCCTCATCAACCTATCTCTTTGCTGAGTAGTTAGTAGCCTCAATGTATACCTTAAAATAATGGTAACTCCACCATCTTTGTTGTACTCTTGGTTATTCTTTGAGTCAATACGGCGAAAACCTAACAAAAATGCAGCTATGCCCAAGTATGCTTCTGTTTTTCCTCCACCCGTTGGGAACCATAACAAATCTACTATTTCTCTGTCTTCTGAATTTGGCTTAACTATTCCACTTAAATTTAAAAGAATAAATGCTAACTGAAATGGCCTCCAACTAAAATTTTCCTTTGTTAATTCTTCTTCTAGAGATCTGCTTTCTTTATTTTTAGCAAAATTCTTCATGCTTATTTGAGTATGCATAACTTCATTCATGAACACAAAAGCATTAAATGCATCCTCATTTTCTCCTAATATCTTTATACCTTCTCTTATTCTAGATAGTGAATCATAGCACTGTTCTATGCTTTTTTTTGCTGAACATTGATCTTCAACCTCTTTGAGAGGTAATATTTCTATCCAGTTTTCATACCTGTCTGCTAAATTAGTTAGTTTTTCAATAACAACATCTCTATCTCTTTCCTCCGCAAGTTGTTTAATTGAGAAATAATCATCGCTGACATCCCCAAAATTTTCATCATATGGCAATTCCGTACTCATACTTGCTACTTCATGTCCAGGTATAAATTCAGTTTTTAACTTTCTAGCGTAAGTTGAATCATAATCATCCCACTCTACAGCACAACCAAAACCTTTTGCAAAAACAGGTTTATTCCTGTAAAGAAATTCATCAAAGTTTGAAGTATCTTTTCTTGCGTTATTTTCAGACAAGAAAATCTTTTCACCTGAATCATGGGACAATTCCATAGATACTTGATACAAAGCGTTATTACTATTTTTATCTATATTTCTATTCACAAGAAATATAGAAACTAAGAGGTTGTTTGTTTCTTTAATGCGCATTTTTTTTAGAATTAAGTACACCCCTGATGATACTTCAATCGGTTCCTTATAATTTTCAATATCTATTTGATGTATTGAAGTTGAGATTTCCCTTACCCATATAGGAATCTCTTTATCTTTCTCTTCTATAAATTTTTTGTCTTTATTATATTTGCCCCAAGCACACTTTACATTTATTTCCTTCACTGTATCCATGACGTAAAACTTTACACCAATTGAATTTTGCTGTTTAAAAGTTTTATTCTTTTCAATTCCTTTTTCATTATCATCTTCTGTAGGGTTGTATTCCCCTTTTTCTATTGATTTTAGATTCTCTTCCCCCATATGAAAAGCATCTTCAAGTTCTTCTTCTTCTTCCTGCTCAAATGCTGACTCTAGTGGGAACAATATTCCTGTTAGATATGATTGAGTAGGTGGCTCTGTTATAATATCTGGTTGATCATAACTAGGACCAATAAGATCCCTTTTTAATTCATCAAGTACTATTTTTCTAACTTCTTTGTAATTTTCTCTTTTTTCTTTTGACACGATAACTCCCCCCAATTACTTACTCAAATAGAATTCCAACCTCTGATGGTTTTACTTTATAAACCTTTTTAGAGACACCAATGACCTTTCTTACTTTTACAGCACTCGTTACATCATCAAATGAAAGATTATACTTTGATAAAAACGCTAAGTCTTCATTATTAATTGCTCGTTTAGAGTAATAGATAATTTTGTTTAATAACCTAGCAGCCACTCTTCTTTCTACCCTTATACTAGACATTGCGTCATGATAGTCATTTGCTCTTTCTGAAAAAGCTTCTATATTCAATGCTTTTCCTAATATCTCAAGATCCTTTAAATCCCTTGGCCCAAAGCTATATCCACTGCGCCAGTTACTTAGAATAGACTTAGTACTCTTGTCCCAACCTAGTTCTTTCATTTCTTTAAATAATTTTTCATCATTATATTTTAGAGAAACATACTTATCTTCATATTTTTCTCTCCACTCTTCTATTAAGTGGTGATTCTTTATGCTTTGATTATCAACTTTTGAATTATTTATAAACACGTTAAATAATTCTTTTCTAGAATCATTGTCAATTAATACAATCTCATCTTCATTTTTAATTTCTAATAATTTTTTAATTATTATTTTTTTCTTTTTTTTGTTTAGATATCTCACTTTACTATTTTTCCTAAAAAACATCGCTCCATTTCCTTCTAGTTCAACTAATTTAGCAAAAACAACGTTATTACCCTTATAATCTCTGACACTTCTTTTTAAAGGTATCTTTTTATCAGTTTTAATAAGATTACTCAATTCAGTTATGCTTGAATCACCATGAGAGTTTGAAGTATCTTGTATTGCTACGTGCTTTTTTAATCTATTAAAGAAATATTTATAAATATTATTAGTAATTAGTACTTCCCTATCTATTGGATTAATAAATGAAAGTGCTTTGTTGTCAATCTCTTTTAATCTACTAAATTTTCTAAGAAGCTCGGTAATTTCAATTTTGTATAGTAATACATGTATTTTTAATTCTTCTAAGTTATTGAATATATTAAAATCACTTACATTTGTTGATGAAAGCATGACGACAGTATCACTATCGATAAATTGCTGTTTATTAATTAGTTTCTTTTTATTAAAAAACCTAATTCCTAAGTCCTCTAATTTTCCAATTTCCACTCCAAACGTAGAGGCAAGCTTTTCTTTTAAAGCAATATTTCTTATTTTATTGGATGATATGATACCCACAGACCTTTGTTTTGCTCTTTCTGAATCTATAATTTTTCTTATTGCTTCGTATTTTGGACATAACATATCAAGATTATATTTATTATATATATTTTCCAAACATTGAATTATTTGTTCAAAATCATCATCTTCATACCTGTTATCGCTCTCTTTAAGTTCCTTTATTAAATCATTAATTGTATCAAAAAATGGATCAAATCTTGCAATGCTATCATATGTAACCCTTCGACCGGCAATTTCATTATGTTGTAAAGTAATGTTCTAAGGAGATTCAAATCATAAGAATCAAATCTCTTGTATATTAATCTCATTAATAAATGAAAAGCATTTTCTAATTCGTGTTCAAAATCAGCTTTAACGTACTCAATATTTACGTTTGAAATTTTTGTAGAAGATATCATTTCTGTATTAGTAGTAAAAAACGAAGTATCATTATTTCTATCAGTTGAATTGTAATATTCTAAAATCTCATTACCTATTAAATAATTTTTAACATTTTTCTTTCTATTAAAATAAATAACCTTTTCATCCAATGGTTTTTTGAAAAAGCTTAGCGCTCCATTTGGAAAATCTGGAATATTCTTATCAATAGTTGAATAGTCAATAACTACATAATCATAATTCACTTGATTGGAGTTGATTATGTTGCTATTAGATGTAATAAAAAAAGTAGAATCTTGATTATTATCTTTTCTTCCAACCTTATTCATATCCCCCCTAGATAATTGACTAAATGTATGATAACCATAGGATATTGGATATATATAATGTAAAGGTATTTTTTCGGGAATATCATTTTTATAATATCTATTGAGGATATGTTTCCAATAGAGCTTGGCATAGTAAGGGTTATCAATATTACAGAAAATATTATTCTCCATAAGGAACTTATGTTGAATTTTACAGATTTCAAAAATACACTCTTTACTCAAATAGATATCTTTTAATATGTTTAATAACTCTTTATTTTTAGATACAATCAATATTGTTGTCCTTTTTGATGGATCTTCATTGTATTTAAAATTCTCTATTTCATTTCTTAAAACTACTTGAATAATGAGAGAAATAATATATTGGGGGTTCGGATAGCAGACTAAGATATTATCTTTATTCTTTATGCAATTAATAATCTCTTTTATCAGTGAAGATTCAATTTCTGAATTTAATATTGCTTTGTTATTGTAATAGAGTTGTTCTAGTACATTCCCTTTAACAGTACTCAATTGTAACCCCCCTCTTTTTCCTTATTTTAACATAAGAAAAACCCTTTTTTGTGCATTTTTTACAAATGACAATTCTACAATACTTATTAAACAAAGCTTCTCTCGTATCAAGGAATATGTAGAACAATATTGTTCTCTAATTAAAACTAGACTTACATAGATAAATGTTAGGACATGTTTTATATTTCATCAGTGTTCAACTTTGAAATTAATTTACTCCTTACTTCACTTATAGGTTTTTGAAAAGCATTTTCTAGATTAAGCATTGATGTAACCATGAAATTAATCATATCTTCCCAATCCTCTTCATTATAAATGTTCACATCGTCTTTCTGATATTTAATCCTAGAGGCTTTTTTATTATCTAGTCTCTCCCAAGTAAGTGAGTCACCAAATTTATTCTCGATCGAATCTTTAAACTTCCCTAATTCTTCAAAAATAAATTTATTCTCTTCCTTTACCGATCTTTGTAAATAAACTTCAACTCTGGCATAACTTCTAGACATTACAAAATTATAAGAAACAGATGAAATTCCTGTACCAGCTCCAATCCAGTTGTCTTTTGATGGACTTATATTCTTAAATAACTCTGTTTTTTTATTTATATGTGGTAATAGTTTTTTCCAAAATAGAATTCTAGTGTTATGCCTAGTTTTGGATTCTTCTTGAATATTTATATCTGCCTGATTTTTTTCTGCCATATTAATTACATATTCCTCTGCTTCTTTCATTGGAATTATTTGCTCAAAATTTAATAGTAGTTGATCCCCCATTTGATATGGAGTAACCTTAAAACACTGAATTCTTAATTTGTAATTCATTAACCATAAAACGGTAGAGGTTACTTCTTTTCTAAAGTTAGCTGCAATAATAATTAGTCTTTGTGTTAAACCCTTATTTATTACTATCTCTTGATAGTCTTCCACTTCAAAAAACTCTATTAAATTCTTTTCTGCTTCCTCATTCTTGGAAATCTTATTTAGATAATCTTGATATATACTTTTAATTTGCTCTTTGGTTAAGCTTGAACAATAAGAGGCATATTTTAAGACCTGCCATGTCACATCTCTTCCAGAATCATCGAGTTTATTCTCAATGACTACTACGTTTCCTTGTTTATCTAATGCTAATAAATCGAGCCTTTCATTCGTATCATGGAATCCATTAAATTCTTTTTGTATAATAAGTAATTCCTCTCCTATTGACTCAGGATTATTTGCAATCCACTCCTGCAAGTGATCCCTTTCCCTAAAACCTAATTCAGAAAATGTCTTCTGGTTTAATTTTGTTATTCTATTACTCTTTCTATCTATAATAAACATATAGTTCACCTCTTTTATAAAATACATTATCAAAGACTTTTCTGTGTATTGATGAAGATATTTATTCAGATTGAAGCTATCAGTCCCTTAAATGTTTATGATTAGTCTTACAGAACAAAATGTAGACCTTTAATTATGTAGTTCGACAATTACTGTAAAAAACCTCCATATGATAAAAAAGAACCATATTTCATAACCTAAAATTTAGTTGATATTAGATAATTTAAAACTTTAATTGGTTATATAAAGCATATTTTAATAAAATCTGACTTTTTGTATGACAACTTTAATTATGTATTCTACGTCGAGGGCCACATTGTCCCGAGCATTTACTTTTTAAACAGGTATCACTATATAATATTTCAACTATACCCAAGAACATTGAAAGGTTTGATACATCGTTAAATCGTCAATTTATCCAGATGGATAAAGGACACTAACCTTCACGGTAGATCTATGAATATTAAGCTTAAAATCATTAAACTGGTTTTGATTCTTAAAGATATCCAATGTGAAAAATATTTTCTTTTAAAATAATTCTTGCAATCTTTTTCCTTTTGCTATAAGATACAAATAATTCAATAAACTTATCAGTAACTTAAAGCGAAGCACGCTAGGTTACATGTCGTTACCAACCCATTAGGGTTCGGTGACCATGTTCCTTGCGTGCTTTTTTTGTTTTGTGTTACTAGAAAGGAGTTTCAAATAAGTTTGAAAGAAAATGAAATCATAAAATGCTCAAGATGTAACTCTTGCGCTAAGCATAAGATGTCCTAACATATTGTTTATGCTAGATTACGAGCTTTGGAAGGGAAGTGCAAAAATGAATGAGGCTTTCGAGAAATACGACTTTCCTTGGTCACAACCAAAAAAAGTTCTCGTTCCTTTAGTATATGTAAATGAGAAGAATACAGAAAGTACTTTTCAGTTAAAACTGGACTTGATAGAAGCTGAAGATCAAGCACCATTAAAAGGCAAGTAAGTATAAACCACCCCTCGCCTGTCAAGTATGTATATAACCAACTTGAAAGAGGAGAGGGGTTCATATGGGAAAATCAAGAATTTCAAAAATCACTTATTCTCAAGACCTGCCTGGTGAATCTGCTATTTGGATACAAAAACTCGTTACCAAATTATTAATTAACGAGCTTGACATTGATCTTTCTGTCAAAGCAAAGCTTTTAGCATCAGCAGATAGAAGGTTCAGGTACAAAGGGGGGAGTCAATAATTTGAAGAAAAAACTCATTGTAGTCTATTCAAGAGTTAGTACTGGATCACAAAATCTTCGAGAACAAATTGATGCTTCAAACAAAGCAATCCACGCTCGAAACATAAATAAAGATGATGTACTCTACCTTGAAGATTTCAATGTTTCAGCAACTAAGAATGATATTAATAATCGGCCAGCTTTAAAAAAACTATGCAGTTTAGTTGCAGAAAACAAAGTGAAATTAATCTTCATCTATGCTCGAGATAGACATTCCAGGGATTTTTATGAAGGAGCTAAATTCAACGATTTAATCAACAAACATAATGTGGAAGTGATTTATACAGCTTCTAATGAAATTCCCTTCAACAAAAATTCAAGCATAGAAAGTTTTTATGGGATCTTCAGCCAGCAAGGAGGTAAAAACATTGGAAAGCGTTCATCCGATGGACTAAAAAGATATCCCGGAGAAACAATTGGATACAAGCGGAAAGAGGAAAACATTGAAGGTGAAAGGAGAAAAGTCACTTTCATCAAGGATGGAAAACGAAGTAAGGTTATTCAACACCTCTTTGAGGAGTTCAGTCAAATAAAAAATAAAGAAGAGTTTGTTTCAATTTTGAAGAATTACGGCAAGAAACTAAACAGTCATTCAACAGTGATAAAAATTTTGCAAAGACCTTTTTATGCAGCATACTGTATCACTGACTATGGTTATGACCCACTCAATCATGTAGAAGCGATCATTTCACTTGATTTGTTTAAGAAGGCACAAACTGTACTCAACCAATTCATCAAAGAGTATGAATATGCTGTTTTACGTGCTCAAGAAAAGATTCTAGCCATACCAACTTGCGGGGTTTGTAACAAACAGATGAAATTCATGAAGCCCCTTGGAAGTTCAGCATATTTTGTATGTAGTGCTGGTCACAAAAAGATTGATATTGAACTTGATCAACTTAATCATGTTATACATGAAACCATCTTAAATGAGACTAAACAATTCGCTTTAGCAAAATACAAACCAATCTTTAGGACGCACTTTAATGGCACATTAGACAACCTGGTGCATCAAAAGAAACATCAGGAACTTATTTTAAATAGGAATGTGCTGAGCATAACTAGTCAGAATTTTGTTAAAGTCGATAGCAATTTCAAGAAACTGGAGCAGCAGATCCGTAACAACGAATATAAAATAAATGCAATTGAGAAAGAGATAGTTCTATTACAATCATTAAAGAACGAAATAGATACTTTAACAGAACTAGC
This Halobacillus salinarum DNA region includes the following protein-coding sequences:
- the drmB gene encoding DUF1998 domain-containing protein, with the protein product MMKNEVGEVRPGQLITTYGPGAIMDSVNDSLVILDLNYWDNAYEKIYDRRLAQFLGKDFFKKIPTRGKQDLPSIPFPNFHVCSNNKCRRLFDIRENFLMGEYLKKGPVCPDCSWKAYPARFVVSCAERNHLDDFPWRWWSHGKEETSCRGKLTLTSSGNTSSLASLGVGCECGAWEPMKGATQESSFSGLRCTGNHPHRLNKKSVCNSSVIPLQRGASNVYFPALRSAISIPEKGDRGFQLIVEFEQEIREYEEDFGEKGLEKIYERKLMEQEIFNSLEDFLDRWEKYKKFNGDELNKYEQIKQIEYEALTNFNDKVDLKDFKAEVVPVPSDLNPFFNKIVKAHRLKEILVLLGFMRNESPEPDVKEPKSIVWLGSSSNSNWLPAVEVHGEGIFIEFNRESINKWLDENKLVNKRSKKYSTLYEEWLELKGWENQTEKDAVYVLLHTFSHLLIKQLAYQSGYSSASIKERIYYSEKMAGILLYTGSTDQEGSLGGLVEMGDIAKLRKLILDSLEEATFCASDPDCSVQEPTEDNHLNGASCFACTMMAETSCETGNRLLDRSLIIETMDSEIKPFFEGII
- a CDS encoding recombinase family protein, producing the protein MKKKLIVVYSRVSTGSQNLREQIDASNKAIHARNINKDDVLYLEDFNVSATKNDINNRPALKKLCSLVAENKVKLIFIYARDRHSRDFYEGAKFNDLINKHNVEVIYTASNEIPFNKNSSIESFYGIFSQQGGKNIGKRSSDGLKRYPGETIGYKRKEENIEGERRKVTFIKDGKRSKVIQHLFEEFSQIKNKEEFVSILKNYGKKLNSHSTVIKILQRPFYAAYCITDYGYDPLNHVEAIISLDLFKKAQTVLNQFIKEYEYAVLRAQEKILAIPTCGVCNKQMKFMKPLGSSAYFVCSAGHKKIDIELDQLNHVIHETILNETKQFALAKYKPIFRTHFNGTLDNLVHQKKHQELILNRNVLSITSQNFVKVDSNFKKLEQQIRNNEYKINAIEKEIVLLQSLKNEIDTLTELADKAVSKLSDTDVTSLIELLIKKILIHHEFLEINMYSLTFDKGAV
- a CDS encoding DUF4268 domain-containing protein produces the protein MFIIDRKSNRITKLNQKTFSELGFRERDHLQEWIANNPESIGEELLIIQKEFNGFHDTNERLDLLALDKQGNVVVIENKLDDSGRDVTWQVLKYASYCSSLTKEQIKSIYQDYLNKISKNEEAEKNLIEFFEVEDYQEIVINKGLTQRLIIIAANFRKEVTSTVLWLMNYKLRIQCFKVTPYQMGDQLLLNFEQIIPMKEAEEYVINMAEKNQADINIQEESKTRHNTRILFWKKLLPHINKKTELFKNISPSKDNWIGAGTGISSVSYNFVMSRSYARVEVYLQRSVKEENKFIFEELGKFKDSIENKFGDSLTWERLDNKKASRIKYQKDDVNIYNEEDWEDMINFMVTSMLNLENAFQKPISEVRSKLISKLNTDEI
- the drmA gene encoding DISARM system helicase DrmA; translated protein: MSKEKRENYKEVRKIVLDELKRDLIGPSYDQPDIITEPPTQSYLTGILFPLESAFEQEEEEELEDAFHMGEENLKSIEKGEYNPTEDDNEKGIEKNKTFKQQNSIGVKFYVMDTVKEINVKCAWGKYNKDKKFIEEKDKEIPIWVREISTSIHQIDIENYKEPIEVSSGVYLILKKMRIKETNNLLVSIFLVNRNIDKNSNNALYQVSMELSHDSGEKIFLSENNARKDTSNFDEFLYRNKPVFAKGFGCAVEWDDYDSTYARKLKTEFIPGHEVASMSTELPYDENFGDVSDDYFSIKQLAEERDRDVVIEKLTNLADRYENWIEILPLKEVEDQCSAKKSIEQCYDSLSRIREGIKILGENEDAFNAFVFMNEVMHTQISMKNFAKNKESRSLEEELTKENFSWRPFQLAFILLNLSGIVKPNSEDREIVDLLWFPTGGGKTEAYLGIAAFLLGFRRIDSKNNQEYNKDGGVTIILRYTLRLLTTQQRDRLMRVICASEYIRAKRVNSKVPMGNSEFSIGFWVGGQVTTNKFKDLKESNYQTVSKVSAEYKKLEKQVIECPCCGTKEPLYKFLPNRDTSTEKFGLRIYCRNTNCYYSNHHIPVYLIDEEIYRRTPSVIISTVDKFARLPWDEKTGALFGKVNRYCDKCGYIAQGEDHPSFHRNPSAKVMDVKPFYPPELIIQDELHLITGPLGTIYGAYETAIEELCTVKSNGESIKPKYVAATATIKNADEQVKRIFGRTESRQFPPAGLEIEDSFFGREISVKDNPFRLYSGICVSGQSMKTVLLRVYAVLLQVTENLLDDPKYKDYIDPYRTLIGYFNSVRELGGAVRLLDDDIRKRIQTLQKKYRYPKQRFINRNEELTSRIPSYKIPKVLELLDREVGNNELDVALATNMISVGMDVDRLGLMVITGQPKQTSEYIQASSRVGRNKPGLVVTIYNPYRPRDLSHYQNFKGYHSRLYHYVEGTTATPFASRARDRSLHAIAVSVLRITESLLAKNEDAGNVRNIDLGFLRNLISERVKVVDSRSRVDTINDLNRFFDGWIHLSSVHENLQYYFYPNSKYARVNNLIRLLGRYSEKKEKHEKQTLDSMRQIEGTSKLYVYEGWINDEE